The Dreissena polymorpha isolate Duluth1 chromosome 10, UMN_Dpol_1.0, whole genome shotgun sequence genome includes a region encoding these proteins:
- the LOC127849259 gene encoding uncharacterized protein LOC127849259, producing the protein MPTTIEKLLGQRLGLKNIIDRFVSKIEEASDEDDDIQFQALIEKLEEKVACLLVHNDKILSLTDADAAPEEMVEAEEYTFDVEVKLRRYKQRLQRPNIGITDAADLLSHASGSGSQQASAPLPPNNQRRVNTNSSNNSGQSAPEISTSSTHKLPKLILPRFDGDILQWQSFWDSFESSIHCNVNLTDVQKFNYLKAQLEGTAAMTIEGFALTNANYTRAVELLRERYVQHCKIVHANMQALLKFPSPTSTVASLRGFYDRMETYIRGLESLGQHQDMYGSLLVPVVLEKLPMDIRKNLARVNENNDWFLQDLRRAINKEINILEIGTGSSYALPEVSDYNSTALFHASANGKKTSYTISNKFGKRNTQNNSRTCAFCDQEHLSCECKNFPDTAARINVVKQKQLCFNCLGKHRITECKSNGRCQNCHRKHHTSICKELQRKPEVESPQPEAAVFFSSTKRSNADVILKTAIAPVSSSHTTTDAAILVDEGAQRSFITRRLADDFQLESDGIETLSLTGFGGSNNRSLQQLERTTVYIVSKRKKIPVSLLIVPTIAAPIRCGYLRSTAELPYLRGLKLAHSVTGDTLFDISLLVGADHYWDIVEDHVVRGNGPTAVKSKIGYLLSGPMPSTSHASADKHILNSVEYLQQYQATAIEYDNGRYHAKLPWKQDHPALPTNHNIALQRTVGAIQRLCNEPEVPRAHGDIIAEQERHGFIERVPLGQESAEQVHYIPHHPVKKESSTTPIRIVYDCSCRQSRDSPSLNDCLKSTQPALNELTSIRTIVTEIEAVLNDRPLTYASTDLNDPAHITPSQLLYGRRVTTLPHDDVTFDAGSTVAAADHATFNRMARRRELFIQQLYRRWKTEYLTSHREHHRMSGSNTQTINTGDVVQIHDDGSRCRWKLAVVVDVVAERDGHVCEAKARISNGLYTLRPIAKLYPPEVISANKN; encoded by the exons ATGCCGACGACAATAGAGAAGTTACTAGGCCAGCGGCTaggtttgaaaaatattattgaccGTTTCGTCAGTAAAATAGAAGAAGCGAGCGATGAAGACGATGACATTCAATTCCAAGCGCTTATCGAGAAATTAGAAGAAAAAGTGGCATGTCTGCTAGTCCACAATGATAAAATTCTCTCGCTCACCGACGCCGACGCTGCGCCAGAGGAGATGGTCGAGGCAGAAGAGTATACCTTCGACGTAGAGGTCAAACTACGAAGATACAAGCAGCGTCTACAGCGGCCTAACATTGGCATCACAGACGCCGCCGATTTATTATCGCATGCATCCGGTTCCGGTAGTCAGCAGGCATCCGCTCCACTACCACCAAACAACCAACGCAGGGTGAACACCAATTCGTCAAACAACAGCGGCCAGTCAGCGCCCGAGATAAGTACATCTAGTACTCATAAATTGCCAAAATTAATACTTCCACGATTTGACGGTGATATATTACAATGGCAATCGTTCTGGGATTCATTCGAATCGTCAATCCATTGCAATGTCAACTTGACTGATGTGCAgaaattcaattatttgaaaGCACAGTTGGAGGGTACAGCCGCCATGACTATTGAAGGATTTGCACTCACGAATGCAAATTACACGCGCGCAGTCGAATTGTTACGTGAAAGGTATGTTCAACATTGCAAAATTGTTCATGCAAACATGCAAGCGTTATTGAAATTTCCATCACCAACTTCCACAGTCGCGAGTTTGAGAGGGTTTTACGACCGCATGGAAACGTATATCCGGGGTCTTGAGTCGCTAGGACAACATCAAGATATGTACGGTAGCCTATTGGTGCCAGTTGTATTGGAAAAATTGCCGATGGATATACGTAAAAATCTCGCCCGCGTAAACGAGAATAATGACTGGTTTTTGCAAGATCTGCGACGAGCGATTAACAAGGAAATCAACATTCTCGAGATCGGCACCGGAAGTTCCTATGCGTTGCCGGAAGTTAGCGACTACAACTCAACAGCATTGTTTCATGCAAGTGCGAATGGTAAGAAGACTTCATACACTATTAGCAACAAGTTTGGCAAAAGGAATACGCAAAATAATTCTAGAACATGTGCATTTTGTGATCAAGAACATTTAAGTTGTGAATGTAAAAACTTTCCTGACACTGCTGCCCGAATTAATGTTGTGAAACAGAAACAGCTTTGTTTTAACTGCTTGGGTAAACACCGAATCACAGAATGCAAGTCAAACGGACGCTGTCAAAACTGCCACCGGAAGCATCACACTTCTATCTGTAAGGAGCTACAAAGAAAACCGGAAGTTGAATCGCCGCAACCGGAAGCCGCCGTATTCTTCTCGTCTACAAAGAGGTCGAACGCAGACGTTATATTAAAGACCGCCATTGCCCCTGTTTCGTCGTCTCACACTACAACTGATGCCGCCATATTAGTCGACGAAGGCGCACAGCGATCCTTTATCACCAGAAGGCTTGCTGACGATTttcaactagagagtgatggAATAGAAACACTTAGCCTGACGGGATTCGGAGGAAGTAATAACAGAAGTTTACAGCAACTAGAACGCACGACAGTGTACATAGTTTCGAAGAGAAAGAAGATACCTGTTAGTTTACTCATCGTCCCCACTATTGCGGCTCCCATCAGATGCGGATATCTTAGATCGACTGCGGAACTGCCGTACCTGCGGGGATTGAAGTTGGCTCATTCCGTTACAGGTGACACGTTATTTGACATTTCTTTACTCGTTGGAGCTGACCACTATTGGGATATTGTCGAAGATCATGTTGTTCGAGGGAACGGGCCGACCGCCGTCAAGTCTAAGATTGGTTATTTACTGTCCGGTCCGATGCCCTCCACGTCTCATGCGTCAGCTGATAAGCACATCTTGAAC TCTGTCGAGTACCTACAGCAATACCAAGCGACAGCTATTGAGTACGACAACGGAAGGTACCATGCCAAACTACCATGGAAGCAAGACCACCCTGCTCTACCAACAAACCACAACATAGCCTTGCAGAGAACTGTTGGGGCTATTCAGAGGTTGTGCAATGAACCGGAAGTGCCTCGGGCACATGGTGACATCATAGCAGAGCAGGAAAGACATGGCTTCATCGAGCGGGTACCACTTGGTCAAGAGTCAGCTGAACAAGTGCACTACATTCCTCATCACCCGGTGAAAAAAGAATCATCAACGACACCCATACGCATCGTCTACGATTGTAGCTGCCGTCAGTCACGTGATTCACCAAGCTTGAACGACTGCCTGAAATCAACGCAACCGGCATTGAACGAGCTTACGTCGATTCGTACAATCGTCACAGAAATTGAGGCTGTACTTAACGATCGGCCATTGACCTATGCATCAACAGATCTAAACGACCCCGCGCATATCACGCCGTCGCAGCTGTTATACGGTCGCCGAGTTACAACGCTGCCACACGATGACGTCACATTCGATGCCGGGAGTACTGTCGCTGCAGCCGATCATGCTACATTTAACCGCATGGCAAGGCGACGTGAACTGTTCATACAACAGTTATACAGACGCTGGAAGACTGAATACCTTACGTCACACCGCGAGCACCACCGAATGTCTGGTTCCAACACGCAGACGATCAACACCGGGGACGTGGTGCAGATCCATGATGATGGCTCGAGATGTCGATGGAAACTTGCCGTGGTCGTCGATGTTGTTGCCGAAAGGGACGGGCATGTTTGCGAGGCGAAAGCGCGAATCAGTAACGGATTGTATACCTTAAGGCCAATAGCGAAACTTTATCCACCGGAAGTGATAAGTGCCAATAAAAACTGA
- the LOC127848668 gene encoding uncharacterized protein LOC127848668 has protein sequence MSHYNLRSRLSATLPPQLTPPTSPPDESTVPEQPLHPSTTISKQDTPKSSSRRLPHLATLQQTGNDRRETPIPHRLQTQEAHTTIHHSYKYSVYFIIVFLNLYFH, from the exons ATGTCTCACTACAATTTACGTTCTCGCCTATCAGCCACTCTACCGCCACAGTTGACGCCGCCAACATCCCCACCTGACGAGTCGACAGTTCCGGAGCAACCACTTCACCCATCAACTACCATATCAAAACAAGACACTCCAAAATCATCAA GCAGACGCCTTCCGCACCTGGCCACCCTCCAACAGACGGGGAACGACCGGCGAGAAACTCCCATACCGCACAGACTTCAGACCCAAGAG GCGCACACGACAATAcatcattcatataaatatagtgtgtatttcataattgtgttcttaaatttgtattttcattga